In Stomoxys calcitrans chromosome 2, idStoCalc2.1, whole genome shotgun sequence, the following proteins share a genomic window:
- the LOC106084507 gene encoding DNA-directed RNA polymerases I, II, and III subunit RPABC5, which yields MIIPIRCFTCGKVIGNKWESYLGLLQAEYTEGDALDALGLKRYCCRRMLLGHVDLIEKLLNYAPLEK from the exons ATGATTATCCCAATTCGGTGTTTTACCTGTGGCAAAGTTATTGGCAATAAATGGGAATCGTACCTTGGTCTGCTACAAGCCGAATACACTGAAGG TGATGCATTGGATGCTTTGGGTCTAAAACGTTACTGCTGTCGGCGTATGCTGTTGGGTCATGTGGATTTGATTGAGAAACTTCTCAATTATGCTCCTCTTGAGAAGTAG